A single genomic interval of Vibrio maritimus harbors:
- a CDS encoding FAD-binding and (Fe-S)-binding domain-containing protein yields the protein MSNENKPKRNLNYDALRQQLATRINEQRIITGEAERLAYGTDASFYRLIPQIVLRLKDLDEVVFAIQCCREHLIPFTFRAAGTSLSGQAVSDSVLIALTDDWRGHSILDEGEKIRLQPGVIGADANKYLLPYQRKIGPDPASINTCKIGGIAANNASGMCCGTAQNSYKTVECMKLVFSDGTILDTGDKASVERFKSERPEFIEGLTQLAQETKANQDLADKIAHKYRLKNTTGYALNALVDYSDPIEVLEHLMIGSEGTLGFIAEITYNTVVEHKYKASTLLVFSDIEEASKAVATIAKTPVAAVEMMDGRALRSVADKPGMPSFIKTLDLEATALLVEVHASCKHTLDDHTNAVMTALNDYTIIESVPFTLDPATVATLWGIRKGMFPAVGAVREVGTTVIIEDVAFPVENLASGVRDLQELFDKYHYDEAIIFGHALEGNLHFVFTQGFESQQEIERYGGFMDDVADLVAVKYQGSLKAEHGTGRNMAPYVELEWGQEGYTLMQQIKALFDPEGLLNPGVIINENPNSHIENLKPMPAADDIVNRCIECGFCEPVCPSRTLTLTPRQRIVLFRELQRRKAAGEDVEASELEQVFEYQGIDTCAATGLCADRCPVGINTGELVKKLRGPKYKKFRPIAKWTADHFSATTTIARFGLKSGTVASNILGRDRVAKLADGMRKVTKQATPAWLPETPGGAKFDVPEVQNGVNTSDKKVVYLPSCASRNMNTQPNAFDQRSLGEVTMSLIEKAGYSLITPKSLSDQCCGMPYDSKGMTDIATKKSEQLEQALWEASEQGKYPVLMDTSPCAKRSIEQFTKPITIVEPVKFVSNYLIDELELTPVEETVMLHVTCSSRRMGLESTMLQLAKACATKVVLPEHIQCCGWAGDKGFTTPELNEAAVAPLKDQVPADCTRGFSNSITCEIGLSHHSGVPYQSILYLVDQVSSPIKR from the coding sequence ATGAGCAACGAGAACAAGCCCAAGCGTAATCTCAACTACGACGCATTGAGACAGCAGCTCGCAACACGAATTAATGAACAACGAATCATCACTGGGGAAGCTGAGCGTTTAGCCTATGGTACCGACGCTAGCTTCTATCGCTTGATCCCTCAAATTGTACTTAGATTGAAGGATCTCGATGAGGTTGTGTTTGCCATTCAATGTTGTCGCGAACACCTCATTCCATTTACTTTCCGCGCCGCTGGTACCAGCCTCTCGGGTCAAGCGGTGTCGGACTCTGTGCTGATTGCTTTAACCGATGACTGGCGCGGGCACTCCATCCTAGATGAGGGCGAGAAGATCCGACTTCAGCCTGGCGTCATCGGGGCAGATGCGAACAAATACTTACTTCCCTATCAACGAAAAATCGGTCCAGATCCAGCATCAATCAATACCTGTAAAATAGGCGGCATCGCGGCTAACAACGCCAGTGGCATGTGCTGCGGTACGGCGCAAAACTCCTATAAAACCGTTGAGTGCATGAAGCTGGTATTCTCTGATGGAACGATTTTAGATACTGGCGACAAAGCAAGTGTGGAGCGTTTTAAATCTGAGCGACCTGAGTTTATTGAAGGTCTCACTCAACTTGCACAAGAAACCAAAGCGAACCAAGACCTAGCCGACAAAATTGCCCATAAATATCGTCTTAAGAATACGACGGGCTATGCACTTAATGCACTTGTTGATTACAGCGATCCCATTGAGGTACTTGAGCACCTCATGATTGGCTCTGAAGGAACGTTGGGCTTTATCGCTGAAATCACCTATAACACGGTTGTTGAGCACAAATACAAAGCCTCTACACTCTTGGTGTTCTCTGATATCGAAGAAGCCAGTAAAGCCGTCGCTACGATTGCGAAAACCCCTGTAGCTGCGGTCGAAATGATGGACGGACGCGCACTTCGCTCCGTTGCCGACAAACCGGGTATGCCAAGCTTTATCAAAACGCTTGATCTTGAAGCCACAGCGCTGCTGGTTGAGGTGCACGCATCGTGCAAACACACGCTCGATGATCATACCAATGCGGTGATGACAGCGCTAAATGACTACACCATCATAGAATCCGTCCCGTTTACTCTCGATCCAGCGACAGTCGCAACCTTATGGGGCATTCGTAAAGGTATGTTCCCGGCAGTGGGAGCTGTTCGTGAGGTAGGTACCACGGTTATCATTGAAGACGTCGCTTTCCCCGTAGAAAATTTGGCGTCAGGGGTACGAGATCTGCAAGAGCTATTCGACAAGTATCATTACGACGAAGCGATCATCTTTGGTCACGCGCTCGAAGGCAACCTTCACTTTGTGTTTACTCAGGGGTTCGAGAGCCAGCAAGAGATCGAACGCTATGGCGGGTTTATGGATGATGTCGCCGACCTCGTCGCGGTTAAGTATCAAGGCTCGCTGAAAGCCGAGCATGGTACTGGACGTAATATGGCACCCTATGTAGAGCTTGAATGGGGTCAAGAAGGCTATACGCTTATGCAGCAAATCAAGGCGCTGTTCGACCCTGAAGGTTTGCTCAATCCGGGTGTTATTATTAACGAGAACCCAAACTCTCACATCGAAAACCTTAAACCGATGCCAGCAGCAGACGACATCGTCAATCGCTGCATCGAGTGTGGGTTCTGTGAACCTGTCTGCCCATCAAGAACTCTGACGCTCACACCAAGGCAGCGTATCGTGCTATTCCGAGAGTTACAACGACGCAAGGCTGCGGGCGAAGATGTAGAAGCAAGTGAGCTTGAACAGGTATTTGAGTACCAAGGAATTGATACCTGTGCCGCCACGGGTCTCTGCGCCGACCGTTGCCCAGTTGGTATTAATACAGGCGAACTGGTGAAAAAACTCCGTGGACCAAAATACAAGAAGTTTAGACCGATAGCGAAATGGACCGCTGATCACTTTAGCGCCACTACCACCATCGCTCGATTTGGTCTCAAAAGCGGTACGGTTGCATCCAATATTCTGGGAAGAGATCGCGTTGCTAAACTCGCAGACGGGATGAGAAAAGTCACCAAGCAAGCCACACCGGCGTGGTTACCAGAAACTCCAGGCGGCGCCAAGTTCGATGTACCAGAGGTTCAAAATGGCGTTAACACCAGCGATAAAAAGGTCGTCTACCTCCCTTCTTGCGCCAGCCGAAATATGAACACTCAGCCGAATGCATTTGACCAACGCTCTCTCGGCGAGGTGACTATGTCACTCATAGAAAAAGCAGGATATTCGCTCATCACACCTAAATCACTCAGTGATCAATGTTGTGGTATGCCTTATGACAGCAAAGGCATGACGGATATCGCGACTAAGAAAAGCGAGCAATTAGAACAAGCACTTTGGGAAGCGTCTGAGCAGGGCAAATACCCTGTCCTTATGGACACCAGTCCATGTGCCAAACGTAGTATCGAGCAGTTCACCAAGCCGATAACCATCGTTGAGCCAGTGAAGTTTGTATCTAACTACTTAATTGACGAGCTCGAGCTAACACCTGTTGAAGAAACGGTAATGCTGCATGTTACCTGCAGTTCGAGACGAATGGGGCTCGAGTCGACAATGCTCCAATTAGCCAAAGCATGTGCGACCAAGGTTGTATTACCTGAACACATTCAGTGTTGTGGTTGGGCAGGCGACAAGGGCTTCACTACCCCCGAACTTAACGAAGCAGCTGTCGCCCCCCTCAAGGATCAGGTTCCAGCCGATTGCACTCGCGGCTTCAGTAACAGTATCACCTGTGAAATAGGTTTATCTCACCACAGTGGCGTGCCATATCAATCGATACTCTATCTCGTTGATCAGGTGT
- a CDS encoding LutC/YkgG family protein — MNTRLAKDNILGRLKQAKRTPKTAEEMAFFPWGSHPSITQEDKAERFVEMMSANHADVRKTTRSELTSMLTSIINHYEFERIAIGTAGEYINDIEVASSSKQVTAFNESIEQWKSELFNQIDVGITHTLGGIADTGALILWPNEHEPRTLSLVPPSHIAIVKKSALYGHFLQVMQDNNWNHYMPTNALLISGPSKTADIQQTLAYGAHGPSQLIVVLLEDE; from the coding sequence ATGAATACCCGACTTGCAAAAGACAATATTCTAGGACGCCTCAAACAGGCTAAACGCACACCCAAGACCGCTGAGGAGATGGCTTTTTTCCCATGGGGTAGCCATCCATCGATTACTCAAGAAGACAAAGCAGAGCGTTTTGTAGAGATGATGTCGGCTAACCATGCTGATGTTCGCAAGACGACTCGCTCCGAGCTCACATCAATGCTGACAAGCATCATCAATCACTATGAGTTTGAACGTATCGCTATCGGTACCGCTGGTGAATATATCAACGATATAGAAGTGGCCTCGAGCTCGAAACAAGTCACCGCATTTAATGAAAGTATCGAGCAGTGGAAATCTGAGCTTTTCAATCAGATTGATGTGGGTATTACTCACACCCTTGGCGGCATTGCCGACACGGGGGCATTAATCTTATGGCCAAACGAACATGAGCCGAGAACCTTGTCTCTTGTACCGCCGAGCCATATTGCTATTGTCAAGAAATCAGCGCTTTACGGACACTTCCTGCAAGTCATGCAAGATAACAACTGGAATCACTACATGCCGACCAACGCCCTATTGATTTCGGGACCTTCTAAAACTGCGGATATCCAACAAACCCTAGCATACGGTGCCCACGGACCAAGCCAACTGATCGTAGTGCTATTGGAAGACGAATAA